Within the Streptomyces sp. YIM 121038 genome, the region CTGCGGGATGCGTCGGCCCAGGCCCCACGGGACGCGACGGCCCCGGTCGTGCCGGATGAGGCGGCTCCGGTCCTGCGGGATGCGTCGGCTCCTGTCGCACGGGACGCGACAGCCCCGGTCGCACGGGATGTGACGGCCCCGGTCGCACGGGATGCGTCGGCCCCGGCCCTACGGGACGCGACAGCCCCGGCCCCACGGGACGTGACGGCTCCGGTCGTGCCGGATGCGGCGGCCCCGGCCCCACGGGACGCGACGGCCCAGGCCCTACGCCACGTGACGCCCCCGGACACGCAGGGCGCGACCGCCCCGCGTGCGGCGGACGGTGTCGTCCTGCTCGGCCGGGGCGTCGAGACCGCCGCCCTCGAAGCCGCCGCGCACGCCGCCCTGCGCGCGGGCCGGTTCACCCTCGCCCTGCTCTCCGGCGAGGCGGGCGCGGGAAAGACCGCGCTGGCCGGGGACCTCGCGGGACGCCTCGGCGCGGCGGGCTGGACGACGGCCCGGGGGCGGGTGCCGGAGGGGGCGGCCGCCCCGGCGGGGTGGCCCTGGACGGAGGCCCTGGCGGAACTCGGCCTTCCGGTAGGGGAGTTGGGTGCCGCCCCCGGCGGGCCCGGCGGCGGCGACCCCGTCGCGCTCCGGCTGCGGCGGCGCCGGTGGGTGGGTGACCGGCTCGCCGCCCTGGCCGCGGGCGGCCGGCCGCTGCTGCTCGTCCTCGACGATCTGCACTGGGCCGACGAGGAGTCCCTCGACCTGCTGGCCGGGCTCGCGACGGCGCCGCCCGCCGCGCCCGTGCTCGTCGTCGGAACGTACCGCGACACCGAAGTCCCGCCCCTGCTCGGCGAGTTCCTGGGGCGAGCGGCACGGGCCGAACCGGTGCGGGTGCGCGTGGGCGGGCTCGCCGAGGGCCCCGTACGGGACCTGGTGGCGGCCGTGTCCGGGCGGGACGTCGACGCCGCGACCGCCCGCGCCGTGTGCCGCCGCAGCGGCGGCAACCCCTTCTTCGTCCGCGAACTGGCCCGGCTCTACGCCGCCGACGGCGCCGCGGCCCTCTCCGGGGTGCCCGTCGGCGTACGGGACCTCGTCCGCGCCCGCCTCGGCACGCTCGGGCAGGAGGCACGCACGGTGCTGCGCCTCGCCGCCGTCGTCGGGGCGGAGGCCGACCTGGACCTGCTGTGCGCGCTCGCCGGTGACGAGGAGGTCGTCCTGGACGCGGTGGAGGCGGCGACCTCGGCCGGGTTCCTCGCCGCGTCCGAAGAGGCCGCCGAACAGGTGCGGTTCGCCCACGCGCTGGTCCACGAGACGGTGTACGACGACCTGTCGCGGCCGCGCCGCGCCCGGCTGCACACGGCGGTCGCCGAGACCCTGGAGCGGCTGCGCCCCGACGCCGTCGCCACCGACGACGCTCTCGCCCACCACTACCTCAGCGCGGGCACGCGCGCCACGGCTGCCCGCGCCGTCACCCACGCGAGCCGCGCGGCCCGCCGCGCCGAGGCCGCGGGGGCGCCGCACCGGGCCCGGCGGCTGTGGGGCGCGGCCCTCGACGCGTACGACCGCGGGGCGGCGGAGCGGGACCCCGCCGAGCGCCTCACCCTGCTCATGGGCCTCGTCCGCGGCCTCGCCGTCACCGGCGGCCTCGCTCAGGCCCGGCGGTACCGGGCCGAGGCGCTCGCCGCCGCCGAGGGCGACCCGGCCCTCACGGCACGCGTCATCGGCGCCTTCGACGTGCCCGGCATCTGGGCCCGCAACGACGACGAGGAGCTGTCCCGCCGCGTCGTGGCCGCCGCCCGGCGGGCCCTCGACGCGCTGCCCGACGACGGGACGCGGGCCCGCCGGGTCACCCGCTGCCGCCTCCTGAGCGCCATCGCCATGGAGACGCGCGGGGACACCACGGGGGCGGGCGCCGCCGCGGCCCGCGCGGCGGAGGCGCTCGCGCGGGACCTGGCCACCGGGGCCGGAGCCGGGGCCGGGGCCGACGGTGAACGCCCGGAGCAGGGCGCCGCGTTGCTCGCGTACGCCCTCAACGGGCGCTTCCTGCACACCTTCCACCGCCCCGGACTCGCCCGCGAGCGCGCCCGCATCGGGGCGGAGCTGGTCGCCCTCTCCGCCCGCCACGGGCTCGCCGGCTTCGAGGTCCTCGGCCACCTCATGCTGATCCAGGCGCACGCCGCCCGCGCCGAGTTCGCCCGCGCCGACGCCGCCGCGGCCGCCGCGGACCGGCTCGCCGAGCGGTACGGCCTGCCGCTCGTGGGCGTGTTCACGTCCTGGTACGCCGCCCTGCGCGCCGCCGTCGCCGGGCGCGCGGAGGAGGCGGAGGCCGCGTACCGCACCGCCGCAGGGCGGCTGCGCGGCAGCGGGATGAGCGGCATGCCGGAGGACGAGCTGCTGCGCCTCGCCCTGCGGTGCCTGGGCTTGACGGAAGATGCCGAGGTGCCCGGCGCGGGACAGCTCCTCGACGTGCGGCTGTGCCTGGACGCCCGTGCCGCCGTGCGCTCCGGGGACAGGGCGGCCATGGCGGACGCGTACCGCCGGTTGCTGCCCGCCGGGGACGAGCTGGCGGGCGCGGGCAGCGGCCTCCTCGCGCTCGGGCCCGTCGCCCAGGAGCTCGGGGACCTGGCCGCGGCCCTGGGACGCCCCGCCGCCGCCCACTACCGCACCGCCCTCGCCGTCGCCGAACGCGCCGGGGCCCCGCACTGGGCGGCCATCGCCCGGACCGCGCTCGCGGCGGTGCGAGGATGCGGCGGTGAACTCTGAAGAGACGTACGCGTACGTACGCTTCGAATCGCCGCGGCGCCACGAACGCGGCCACTTCCCCGGCGTGTTCGCCCTCGCCAACGGGCTCGCGCGGGCCGGGCGCCTGACCGAGGCGCAGCAGCGCTTCTGGCGCGCGGGCAACGACTGGTACGACGCCGCGTACCCGACGCCCGACGCGTCCTTCTACGACCCCGAGCGGTACCCCGGCGCCGTCTCCTGGTTCAAGACCACCGCCACCCACCTCATCGAGCGGCTCCCCGGATACCTGGAGCTCCTCGCCGCGCACGGAGTGCCGTGCCGCGAGGTGCGCTCCGCCGATCCGGGTCGGGTGATCTACGAGGACGACGTCCAGGTCGTCGTCGTACCGCACGGCTGAGCCGTCGTACCGCGCGGCTGCGGGTTATGAGGATCCTGTCAGCGCGCGGACGCGGCGACCGGAATCGTGCGGCGGCCACCTATGCTCGGCGCATGTGCGCATTTGTCCTGGTCGCGGAGGACGACGAGA harbors:
- a CDS encoding ATP-binding protein, translated to MAGGVGEVSAAALRDVTAPAVRDVTALAPGDASTLALRDASALVARDAKPLALRDVTALVARDASAAALRDAAALVARDAKALALRDVTALVARDASAAALRDAAALVARDAKPLALRDASAQAPRDATAPVVPDEAAPVLRDASAPVARDATAPVARDVTAPVARDASAPALRDATAPAPRDVTAPVVPDAAAPAPRDATAQALRHVTPPDTQGATAPRAADGVVLLGRGVETAALEAAAHAALRAGRFTLALLSGEAGAGKTALAGDLAGRLGAAGWTTARGRVPEGAAAPAGWPWTEALAELGLPVGELGAAPGGPGGGDPVALRLRRRRWVGDRLAALAAGGRPLLLVLDDLHWADEESLDLLAGLATAPPAAPVLVVGTYRDTEVPPLLGEFLGRAARAEPVRVRVGGLAEGPVRDLVAAVSGRDVDAATARAVCRRSGGNPFFVRELARLYAADGAAALSGVPVGVRDLVRARLGTLGQEARTVLRLAAVVGAEADLDLLCALAGDEEVVLDAVEAATSAGFLAASEEAAEQVRFAHALVHETVYDDLSRPRRARLHTAVAETLERLRPDAVATDDALAHHYLSAGTRATAARAVTHASRAARRAEAAGAPHRARRLWGAALDAYDRGAAERDPAERLTLLMGLVRGLAVTGGLAQARRYRAEALAAAEGDPALTARVIGAFDVPGIWARNDDEELSRRVVAAARRALDALPDDGTRARRVTRCRLLSAIAMETRGDTTGAGAAAARAAEALARDLATGAGAGAGADGERPEQGAALLAYALNGRFLHTFHRPGLARERARIGAELVALSARHGLAGFEVLGHLMLIQAHAARAEFARADAAAAAADRLAERYGLPLVGVFTSWYAALRAAVAGRAEEAEAAYRTAAGRLRGSGMSGMPEDELLRLALRCLGLTEDAEVPGAGQLLDVRLCLDARAAVRSGDRAAMADAYRRLLPAGDELAGAGSGLLALGPVAQELGDLAAALGRPAAAHYRTALAVAERAGAPHWAAIARTALAAVRGCGGEL